In Marinibacterium anthonyi, the DNA window CCCAGGTCGTCCAGCCAATACGATTGGTGACGGATATCTTGCGTCACGGTTTGCCCCATTCCTGAATTGCCGCTGCGCTGCGGCATGACCCTGCCGACCGCTGACGGCCCCAGTTTCGAAGGCTAGGGCAGGATTGGTCCAGTTCTGATATCCAATATGACAAAACCATCAGGCCAATTTCCTTGCTATCACGGGCAGGCCGCGCAGCACGGCCATGCCCTTGCGGATATCTTCCGGCAGGGCGCTGCCGAAACCAATCACAAGTCCGCTTTGCGGCAGCGCAGACAGGCAATATCGCGACAATGGCACCAGTTTGACGCCGCGTTCGCCCGCCTGGGCCACCACACTCGCCTCGTCGATGCCCGGCGCAAGGTAGGCGGTTGTGTGAAACCCGCCCGACGTCTCCTGCACGTCGATGACGCCGCGCAGGTCGCGCGACGCCTCCATCAAAGCCTCGTACCGGGCCTTGTACAGCCGGCGCATCAGGCGGATGTGGGTGGCGAAATGGCCTTCGTCCATGAAATCGGCGGTGATCGCCTGCGTCATCGTCGGCGGGCCGCTGACCCAGGATGAAAACAGCCGGTCAAACGCGTCGACCATGCGCGGCGGCACCACCAGGAAGCCCAGGCGCAGGGACGGAAACAGCGACTTTGAGAAGGTGCCGACATAGATCACCCGTTCGTTCGCATCGATGCTGCACAGCGCCGGCTGCGGCGCGCTGCCGAAGTAGAATTCGCTGTCGTAATCGTCCTCGACCACCACCGCCTGCGCATCCTCGGCGGCCTGCAACAGTTCCAGCCGCCGGCCCAGCGACATGACGTGGCCCAGCGGCTGCTGGTGCGAGGGCGTGACGAAGGCCAGCCGGAAATGCGGCGCCTTTTCCAGCCCGTCAGCCACCACAAGCCCTTCGCCGTCAACGCAAACCGGGACCAGGTCGGCGCCTTCCGACAGGAAGGCGTTGCGCGCCCCCGAAGCACCGGGATTTTCCATCCAGACGCGGTCACCGGGGTTCAGAAGCAATTGACCGATAAGGGAAAAGGCCTGCTGCGCGCCAGTGGTGACAAAGATCTGCGCCGGGTCGCAGGTGATCCCCTTGAGCGCGCTCAGATGCATGGCGATGGCCCGGCGCAGGGGCGCATAGCCCTTGGGTTCGCCATAGCCCATCAACATGGCGCGATCGCCCCGCATCAGCCGCGCCGAGATGCGCGCCCAATGGGCCATCGGAAAGGCCTCCAGCGCGGGCAGCGCGGTGACGAAGGCGCCGCCTTCGTGCGGCAGCCAGGAGCGGGGCGCGAA includes these proteins:
- the gabR_2 gene encoding HTH-type transcriptional regulatory protein GabR, with the translated sequence MKQTAGALLSSIQLDRSSRQSISVQLYLALRDVILTGGLRAGDRLPATRTLAKETGVSRTTVIDAVDRLVAEGMLVSRVGSGTFVSDALDSQRPAKLSDLSASTGAKPRLSYKISHARDEFAPRSWLPHEGGAFVTALPALEAFPMAHWARISARLMRGDRAMLMGYGEPKGYAPLRRAIAMHLSALKGITCDPAQIFVTTGAQQAFSLIGQLLLNPGDRVWMENPGASGARNAFLSEGADLVPVCVDGEGLVVADGLEKAPHFRLAFVTPSHQQPLGHVMSLGRRLELLQAAEDAQAVVVEDDYDSEFYFGSAPQPALCSIDANERVIYVGTFSKSLFPSLRLGFLVVPPRMVDAFDRLFSSWVSGPPTMTQAITADFMDEGHFATHIRLMRRLYKARYEALMEASRDLRGVIDVQETSGGFHTTAYLAPGIDEASVVAQAGERGVKLVPLSRYCLSALPQSGLVIGFGSALPEDIRKGMAVLRGLPVIARKLA